In a genomic window of Candidatus Acidiferrales bacterium:
- a CDS encoding efflux RND transporter periplasmic adaptor subunit, whose protein sequence is MTRRVYSVRIFFLSMALAGLILNGCGKPQGEQRSQSNSFTSTTPVEVATVQRQTLSVTKQFSGTLEGEEQANIVAKISERIIAINVHVSDAVSSGQVLVELDKSGATSQFYQAQAGFNNAQKTYDRMKALYQEGAISQQSLDGAETAYEVAKANFDAAKSAVELTTPIPGVVTAVNVNVGDLTAPGSVLITVAKIGRMKVDFDVNEVDLGNLPVGHRVEVYSEARPGVKISGEIIQLSKSADVRSRTFQMKALFINTSDNWFRPGMFCRVNVPISSNSRSIVVPVTAIVSDGITNRVFLVRDGRSFQQNVQLGVTDGKNTEILAGLSEGDVVVTTGATNARDSGYVSIANK, encoded by the coding sequence TTGACAAGAAGAGTTTATTCCGTAAGAATATTTTTTTTAAGCATGGCGCTTGCCGGATTAATCTTGAATGGCTGCGGGAAACCGCAGGGTGAACAGAGGTCGCAAAGCAACAGCTTCACTTCCACGACGCCCGTTGAAGTGGCAACCGTTCAGCGACAGACTCTGTCGGTGACGAAGCAATTTTCGGGGACTTTGGAAGGCGAAGAGCAAGCCAACATCGTCGCTAAGATTTCCGAAAGGATCATTGCCATAAACGTTCACGTCAGCGACGCAGTGAGCTCCGGGCAGGTTCTTGTCGAGCTTGATAAGAGCGGAGCAACTTCTCAGTTCTATCAGGCGCAGGCCGGTTTCAACAACGCGCAGAAGACCTACGACCGCATGAAAGCGCTCTACCAGGAGGGAGCGATTTCTCAGCAGTCTCTCGATGGTGCAGAGACTGCATACGAAGTTGCCAAGGCAAACTTCGACGCTGCGAAGAGTGCCGTCGAACTAACTACTCCGATACCCGGCGTCGTCACTGCGGTCAACGTGAATGTCGGCGATCTGACAGCGCCGGGCAGCGTGTTGATCACTGTTGCAAAGATCGGGCGAATGAAAGTCGACTTTGACGTAAACGAGGTTGACCTTGGAAATTTACCTGTCGGCCATAGAGTTGAGGTTTATTCGGAGGCGCGTCCTGGTGTAAAGATCAGCGGGGAGATCATACAGCTGTCGAAATCTGCGGACGTTCGCTCGCGCACTTTCCAGATGAAGGCGCTTTTCATTAATACTTCGGATAATTGGTTCAGGCCTGGAATGTTTTGCAGGGTAAATGTTCCGATCAGCTCCAACTCGAGAAGCATAGTTGTCCCCGTCACTGCAATCGTAAGCGACGGCATTACGAACCGGGTTTTCCTCGTGCGGGATGGACGTTCTTTTCAGCAAAATGTCCAGCTCGGTGTTACCGATGGAAAGAACACCGAAATTCTGGCAGGGCTCTCTGAGGGTGATGTGGTCGTTACGACCGGCGCCACAAATGCCCGCGACAGCGGTTACGTAAGCATAGCAAACAAGTAA
- a CDS encoding TolC family protein, producing MRRIIFGALAQVWIAIGLCSIAYAQAQEKFVLTLDKAISIALEQNRDILIADQDRERAGAQIAEARSGAFPQVSLSAQYIRNIKIPVLFLPPGPLFGNTTELAFPVGSNNSYQGGLTLTQAIYSHQINVALDIANTYKDLSDAGYESTRQSVILQVKKAFYGVLLMQKLVDANRQGLDMVKANYENIQSLYKHGQAAEFDLLRAEVQVANTEPTVISVENNLVLAANGLKSLLSIPLDSDVVIKGDFMFTEVPETELDQGARDAMTLNPSLQQLAFQETMLDQNISVEQSGYFPSVFAFGSYQWETQDNTFQFNNYLWAKIMNVGVTLSWNIFDGMRTPARVEQAKVDLRKVQFTRLKAEEGITIQIQSARLKMNEAKQRIQGQEKNIEQAKKAVSIAETRFKNGVGTQLELLDTQVAMTLAQTNYAQAIYDYLVAKAEWEFAIGQGSK from the coding sequence ATGAGACGAATAATATTCGGGGCACTGGCTCAAGTATGGATTGCAATAGGTCTTTGCTCCATCGCTTATGCACAAGCACAGGAAAAATTTGTTCTCACGCTCGACAAGGCCATCTCCATCGCGCTCGAACAAAACAGGGATATTTTGATCGCCGATCAGGATCGTGAAAGGGCCGGCGCCCAGATAGCCGAGGCGAGATCGGGTGCGTTTCCTCAGGTTTCTCTTTCAGCACAGTACATCCGAAACATAAAAATACCGGTATTGTTCCTGCCACCTGGACCGCTCTTTGGAAATACTACTGAGCTAGCGTTCCCTGTCGGATCAAACAATTCTTATCAAGGAGGCTTGACGCTGACTCAGGCGATCTACAGTCATCAGATAAACGTAGCGCTTGATATCGCAAACACTTACAAGGACCTTTCCGATGCCGGTTACGAATCTACAAGACAGAGTGTGATCCTCCAGGTGAAGAAAGCATTCTATGGCGTCCTGCTGATGCAGAAGCTGGTCGATGCAAATCGCCAGGGACTCGACATGGTGAAGGCAAATTATGAAAACATCCAGTCGCTTTACAAACATGGTCAGGCCGCAGAGTTCGATTTGCTCAGAGCGGAAGTGCAGGTCGCGAACACCGAGCCGACCGTCATCTCGGTCGAGAACAATCTTGTCCTGGCCGCCAACGGTTTGAAGAGCCTTCTTTCGATCCCGCTCGACAGCGATGTGGTGATCAAAGGAGACTTTATGTTCACTGAAGTCCCGGAAACGGAACTCGATCAAGGCGCGCGCGATGCCATGACGCTGAATCCGTCGCTGCAGCAGCTCGCTTTTCAGGAGACAATGCTCGACCAGAATATCAGCGTGGAGCAATCCGGCTATTTTCCTTCGGTTTTTGCCTTCGGATCGTACCAATGGGAGACCCAGGATAATACTTTTCAATTCAACAATTATCTCTGGGCGAAAATAATGAACGTCGGGGTAACGCTGTCATGGAACATCTTCGACGGCATGAGGACCCCTGCACGCGTCGAACAAGCGAAAGTAGATTTGAGAAAAGTGCAGTTCACCAGGTTGAAAGCCGAGGAAGGCATCACCATCCAAATCCAGTCTGCGCGATTGAAAATGAACGAGGCGAAACAGCGCATCCAGGGACAGGAGAAGAATATCGAACAGGCAAAGAAGGCCGTGAGCATCGCCGAGACAAGATTTAAAAACGGGGTCGGAACGCAGCTGGAATTGCTCGACACGCAGGTTGCGATGACATTGGCACAAACAAACTATGCGCAAGCGATTTACGATTACCTGGTCGCCAAAGCAGAATGGGAATTTGCCATCGGACAAGGATCGAAATGA
- a CDS encoding copper chaperone PCu(A)C: MDTRSRIQRTRRTIPLLIFGLLWLAASGFQHPASAVKVEDAYVRPVAKGMTSAGYFRISNSSDIPDTLYDVKADFAEMAQLHESYRENGLVGMRRVEFVVVPADSSIEFEPGGYHIMLMSVKENLKIGMKLRFKLFFKQNGTVEVDAVVKE; this comes from the coding sequence ATGGATACACGAAGCAGGATACAGAGAACACGAAGAACAATTCCCTTGTTGATTTTCGGGTTGCTGTGGCTCGCGGCCTCCGGCTTTCAGCATCCCGCCTCCGCTGTCAAAGTTGAAGACGCCTACGTCCGGCCGGTCGCCAAAGGAATGACAAGTGCGGGATATTTCAGAATTTCAAACTCATCGGATATTCCGGATACGTTGTACGACGTCAAAGCAGACTTCGCGGAGATGGCACAACTTCATGAGTCATACAGGGAAAACGGGTTGGTAGGAATGAGGCGGGTAGAATTTGTCGTCGTGCCGGCAGACTCCAGCATCGAGTTTGAACCCGGTGGATACCACATTATGCTTATGAGCGTAAAGGAAAATCTGAAAATCGGAATGAAATTGAGATTTAAACTTTTTTTCAAACAAAACGGAACTGTGGAAGTCGATGCAGTAGTAAAAGAATAG
- the mce gene encoding methylmalonyl-CoA epimerase, with product MSFLKISHIAIAVENLEVAKKAFETLVGNEVQLIEEVPDQKVRVGMIPIGESKIELAGPTDPSSTISKFIQKRGEGIHHICFEVKDIRSELSRLKAAGFQLIDEQPRLGADGHLIAFIHPRTTGGVLVELSEKKK from the coding sequence ATGAGTTTTCTTAAAATCAGCCACATTGCCATTGCCGTTGAAAATTTGGAAGTGGCAAAAAAAGCGTTCGAAACCCTTGTGGGGAACGAAGTTCAATTGATCGAGGAGGTACCCGACCAAAAAGTGCGCGTGGGAATGATTCCGATAGGCGAATCAAAGATCGAGCTCGCCGGTCCTACCGATCCATCATCCACGATCTCCAAATTTATACAAAAGCGCGGGGAGGGAATTCACCACATCTGCTTTGAGGTCAAGGATATCAGGTCGGAGCTCTCTCGTCTGAAGGCGGCAGGATTTCAACTCATCGACGAACAGCCTCGTTTGGGAGCGGATGGACATCTGATTGCGTTTATACATCCGAGGACGACAGGCGGAGTCCTCGTGGAATTGAGCGAGAAGAAGAAATAG
- a CDS encoding efflux RND transporter permease subunit translates to MKLADTSIERPVFATMMILALIVLGLFSFIKLNIDQFPDIDFPYVTVTSVLPGAGPEQMESDVTKKIEDAVNTIGGIDHITSISREGVSFVIVQFKLEVEGKQAAQDVREKIAAIRADLPTDLEDPVIQRIDPASTPMFTLTVSGARSQKEITTFTKNIIKKRLENVPGVGRVDLVGGAEREIQTEADASKLRAYNLSIQDVIQAVASSNMEVPAGNLTQGPRQLLLRTMGKYTSVDDFNKVIVSTPNGKAVHLSDVAEVIDGVKEQTSLTRVNGKIAVGLSIIRQSGSNTVRVAEAIQKQLASLQKEIPPDIQITVARDNSTFIVEEVNDVLFDILYGGLLAVIVVYLFLANFRSTIISAIALPTSIIASFIIMYALNFTLNMVSLLALSLAVGLLIDDAIVVIENIFRHMQHGETPIEAAKAATSEIGLAVMATTFTIVAVFIPIAFTPGLVGRFFYQFGITVSVAVLVSLFVAFTLTPMLSSRWLSEADERLTKEGSIIRKGLFYFNHFFQILSEKYRKAIRWCLSHRKTVVCGSLAVFILSFFVMGFLGTSFFPETDESEFNITIHSAPGSSLQQTSDICEKVEGVLRQQPEVINMLTTIGAGNDPVTSGNILVKLVKKNQRRRGIARIMNDLRSELSTIPGANLSLGAQSGPGGNQKPVIMSVRGDDMTTLNAVANRVENIVRSTHGAVDIENSLETTKPEIRIRIDREKASDLGVNVAQIATTARALVDGYVATKYQEGDEQFDVRVQLRKEDRTSFENVNNLTVKSNKNMGNGENLLVPVSYVADIRQSSGPSQINRFDRQREIRIDANMSGRLLGEVLGDIQKRTSRLDMPPGYNVGVVGQGQMQAESFANIFLVLALSIVFVYIVLAAQFESFIYPFAIMLALPMSLIGATLGLLVFGSSVSMMSLIGVIMLMGLVTKNGILLVDYTNVLRDRGQERTEALVNAGATRLRPILMTTFAMIFGMVPVAFAVSEGSEFRAPMGQAVIGGLITSTLLTLFVVPVVYSILDDVGKKKLFGFVGRFRKKN, encoded by the coding sequence ATGAAACTTGCCGATACATCTATAGAACGACCCGTATTTGCCACGATGATGATACTCGCCCTCATCGTGCTTGGATTGTTTTCATTCATCAAACTGAACATAGACCAGTTCCCCGACATCGATTTCCCTTATGTGACAGTGACGAGCGTTCTTCCCGGAGCGGGCCCGGAGCAGATGGAATCGGATGTAACAAAGAAAATAGAAGACGCCGTCAACACAATAGGCGGCATTGACCACATCACCTCTATCTCGCGCGAAGGCGTCTCCTTTGTCATCGTACAATTCAAGCTAGAAGTCGAAGGGAAACAGGCGGCACAGGATGTTCGGGAAAAAATTGCGGCGATCCGCGCAGACCTGCCGACCGATCTCGAAGACCCGGTCATTCAGCGCATCGATCCAGCAAGCACACCGATGTTCACTCTGACGGTCTCGGGAGCCAGGTCACAAAAAGAAATTACGACTTTCACGAAGAACATCATCAAAAAGCGTCTTGAGAATGTTCCGGGAGTAGGACGCGTTGACCTTGTCGGAGGAGCCGAAAGAGAAATTCAAACCGAGGCCGATGCGTCGAAGCTTCGTGCCTATAATCTGTCGATCCAGGATGTCATCCAGGCAGTCGCCTCGTCCAACATGGAAGTACCTGCCGGTAATTTGACACAGGGACCGCGCCAGCTTCTTCTCAGAACAATGGGCAAGTACACAAGTGTCGACGACTTCAACAAGGTCATCGTTTCCACACCAAATGGAAAAGCCGTGCACCTGTCGGATGTGGCTGAGGTCATTGACGGCGTAAAAGAGCAAACCAGCTTGACGCGGGTGAATGGAAAGATAGCAGTTGGTTTAAGCATCATAAGACAATCCGGAAGCAACACCGTCCGCGTGGCGGAAGCCATACAGAAGCAACTTGCCAGCCTGCAAAAGGAGATCCCGCCCGACATACAAATCACCGTGGCGCGCGACAACAGTACGTTCATCGTCGAGGAAGTAAACGATGTGTTGTTCGATATTCTTTACGGTGGCCTGCTTGCGGTTATTGTCGTGTACCTCTTCCTGGCAAATTTCCGTTCGACAATCATAAGCGCCATCGCACTTCCGACCTCCATCATCGCGAGTTTCATCATCATGTATGCGCTCAACTTTACGCTGAACATGGTTTCGCTGCTCGCCCTCTCGCTTGCGGTGGGGCTTCTCATAGACGACGCAATAGTCGTCATCGAGAATATATTCCGCCACATGCAGCACGGTGAAACTCCTATTGAGGCTGCAAAAGCCGCGACGTCCGAAATCGGACTCGCAGTCATGGCCACGACATTCACGATCGTGGCAGTGTTCATCCCGATCGCGTTCACACCGGGACTGGTCGGACGTTTCTTCTATCAATTTGGAATCACCGTTTCCGTTGCGGTCCTGGTCTCGCTGTTCGTTGCGTTCACGCTGACACCGATGCTTTCTTCACGATGGCTCAGCGAAGCGGATGAGAGACTGACAAAAGAAGGTTCGATAATTCGAAAAGGCCTCTTCTACTTCAACCACTTTTTCCAGATTCTCAGTGAAAAATACAGGAAGGCAATTAGATGGTGCCTCAGCCATCGTAAGACGGTGGTGTGCGGTTCATTGGCGGTTTTCATTTTGAGTTTCTTTGTCATGGGTTTCCTCGGCACGTCATTCTTTCCGGAAACTGATGAGAGTGAATTCAACATCACTATTCACTCAGCTCCCGGCAGTTCTCTCCAGCAGACAAGCGACATATGTGAAAAGGTTGAAGGCGTTCTGCGGCAGCAGCCCGAAGTAATAAACATGCTTACGACGATCGGTGCCGGCAACGACCCGGTAACCAGCGGAAACATTCTCGTGAAGCTGGTCAAGAAGAATCAACGCAGGCGAGGAATTGCCAGGATAATGAATGATCTTAGGAGCGAACTGAGCACAATCCCAGGCGCAAACCTATCACTCGGTGCTCAAAGTGGTCCCGGCGGAAACCAGAAGCCCGTCATCATGAGCGTCCGCGGAGATGATATGACAACATTGAATGCCGTGGCTAACCGCGTAGAGAACATCGTCAGGTCGACCCACGGAGCTGTCGACATAGAAAACAGCCTAGAGACAACCAAGCCTGAAATTCGAATCCGCATCGACCGCGAAAAGGCATCCGACCTCGGCGTTAATGTGGCACAAATCGCAACGACGGCACGGGCACTCGTCGATGGATACGTGGCGACGAAGTATCAGGAGGGTGATGAGCAATTCGATGTACGTGTTCAGCTTCGAAAGGAAGACCGGACTTCCTTTGAAAATGTCAACAACCTGACAGTAAAGAGCAACAAGAATATGGGAAATGGAGAGAACTTGCTCGTTCCCGTGAGTTATGTTGCAGACATACGGCAAAGTTCCGGTCCATCACAAATCAACCGATTCGACCGCCAGCGCGAAATTCGTATCGACGCAAATATGTCAGGTCGTTTGCTTGGAGAAGTTCTTGGAGACATTCAGAAACGAACCAGCCGTCTCGACATGCCTCCCGGATATAACGTCGGAGTCGTCGGGCAGGGACAAATGCAAGCTGAATCTTTCGCGAACATCTTCCTTGTGCTCGCTCTTTCAATCGTGTTCGTCTACATCGTTCTTGCAGCGCAGTTTGAAAGCTTCATTTATCCCTTCGCGATCATGCTCGCACTTCCGATGTCACTCATCGGCGCAACTCTTGGACTTCTCGTCTTCGGAAGCTCGGTATCGATGATGTCGCTTATCGGTGTCATCATGCTGATGGGACTGGTAACAAAGAATGGAATCCTGCTTGTCGATTACACCAACGTTCTGCGCGATCGCGGACAGGAAAGAACCGAGGCACTGGTCAACGCAGGCGCGACAAGGCTTCGGCCGATTCTCATGACAACATTTGCCATGATCTTCGGAATGGTACCTGTAGCGTTTGCCGTTAGTGAAGGAAGCGAGTTCCGGGCGCCGATGGGACAGGCAGTCATCGGCGGATTAATCACATCGACGTTGCTGACGCTGTTCGTTGTACCAGTTGTTTATTCAATCCTCGACGACGTTGGAAAGAAGAAATTGTTTGGATTCGTGGGCAGGTTTCGCAAAAAGAATTAA
- the bstA gene encoding bacillithiol transferase BstA, translated as MEDLSYPIGKFIPEQELTEVKRRQLVDDIAAVPAALRAAVSGLTKMQLDTPYRPGGWTVRQVVHHVPDSHMNAYIRFRLALTENEPMIKPYEQQLWAELPDARTADIEMSLNLLESLHQRWVLLLRSMKPEDFNRKFVHPESGVSILDKTLQMYAWHGKHHVAHITSLKKRMGW; from the coding sequence ATGGAAGACCTAAGTTATCCGATAGGCAAGTTCATACCAGAGCAGGAATTAACCGAAGTGAAACGACGTCAGCTTGTCGACGATATCGCCGCGGTCCCGGCGGCTCTTCGAGCGGCGGTGAGCGGACTTACAAAGATGCAGCTCGATACACCGTATCGTCCGGGAGGATGGACTGTTAGGCAGGTGGTTCATCATGTTCCGGACAGCCACATGAACGCGTATATCAGGTTCAGGCTTGCATTGACTGAAAACGAGCCTATGATAAAACCGTACGAACAGCAATTATGGGCCGAACTGCCGGACGCAAGGACGGCTGATATTGAGATGTCTCTTAACCTTTTAGAGAGCCTGCATCAAAGATGGGTACTGCTTCTCCGCTCCATGAAACCGGAAGACTTCAATCGAAAATTTGTCCATCCTGAAAGCGGAGTGAGCATTCTTGACAAGACACTTCAGATGTACGCATGGCACGGCAAACACCATGTGGCACATATAACTTCTCTGAAGAAAAGAATGGGGTGGTAG
- the uvrC gene encoding excinuclease ABC subunit UvrC codes for MAIYNDIEIQDVGFQLKEKLNNLPRFPGVYQFKNAEGKIIYVGKAKILRNRVRSYFQKGHDHDPKTKVMVSKIADLEVIVTDTEMEALILENTLIKKIKPRYNIDLRDDKSYPYIIVTNEPFPRVYVTRKIKQDGSRYYGPYTDVKTMRYALKSVRDIFQIRSCRLPLTVENISNKKWKICLDYHIGKCGGPCEGLVSLQEYNGMISQVEKLLRGKTRDLVRQLTDEMSIHSERLEFEKAGLAKKKIDAIKVYSEKQKIVSLELIERDIIAAVSEGDDGCGVIFKVRDGKLIGKQHFYLSNVAERSESEMIQTLIERYYVNADYIPPEIYLSAEPVEVEFIEDIARSKRGSDVKIVVPADGEDLKLIKMCRANAKFMLDELKIQKEKGKETVPHTLQALQRDLHLPAPPRRIECFDNSNIQGSDPVASMVVFVDGKPRKSDYRKFKIRTVVGPDDFASMEEVIERRYTRVMNEGGQSPDLVVVDGGKGQLSSAVEILRQIGLENQPIIGLAKRLEEVFVPGESESILLPRTSSALKLLQHIRDEAHRFAITFHRSLREKRVISTQLTGIEGIGETRATKLLRQFGSVKGVQDASLEDIAKVVGMKAAESIQSYFRLKGEDVKK; via the coding sequence ATGGCCATTTATAATGATATAGAAATCCAGGATGTCGGATTCCAGTTGAAGGAAAAGCTCAACAATCTGCCGAGGTTTCCAGGCGTGTACCAGTTCAAGAACGCCGAAGGTAAAATCATATACGTCGGGAAAGCGAAGATCCTGAGGAACCGCGTTCGTTCTTATTTCCAGAAGGGCCATGATCACGACCCGAAGACGAAGGTGATGGTTTCGAAAATTGCCGACCTCGAAGTGATCGTGACAGACACAGAAATGGAGGCTCTGATACTTGAGAATACACTCATAAAAAAGATCAAGCCTCGCTACAACATCGACCTCAGAGATGACAAGAGCTATCCGTACATCATCGTGACGAACGAACCGTTCCCGAGAGTTTACGTCACCAGAAAAATCAAGCAGGATGGATCACGTTATTACGGACCATACACCGACGTTAAGACGATGCGCTATGCGCTGAAATCCGTCCGCGACATTTTTCAGATCAGAAGCTGCAGGCTTCCTCTCACCGTCGAGAACATCTCGAACAAAAAGTGGAAAATATGCCTCGACTATCATATAGGCAAGTGCGGCGGTCCTTGCGAGGGACTGGTGTCGCTGCAAGAATACAACGGGATGATTTCTCAGGTGGAGAAACTCCTTCGAGGGAAGACGCGTGACCTCGTCCGCCAGCTCACCGATGAGATGTCGATACATTCCGAAAGACTTGAATTTGAGAAAGCCGGGCTGGCAAAGAAGAAAATCGACGCAATAAAAGTCTATTCGGAAAAGCAGAAAATCGTTTCGCTTGAGCTGATCGAGCGAGACATTATTGCTGCGGTGAGTGAAGGGGACGATGGATGCGGTGTGATCTTCAAAGTGCGTGATGGAAAGCTTATCGGAAAACAGCACTTCTATCTTTCAAATGTTGCCGAGCGCTCCGAATCGGAAATGATACAGACTTTGATCGAGAGATATTATGTCAACGCCGATTATATCCCGCCTGAGATTTACCTCTCAGCCGAGCCGGTCGAAGTGGAGTTCATCGAAGACATCGCCAGATCGAAGCGCGGCAGTGACGTAAAGATTGTGGTTCCGGCGGACGGCGAGGATTTGAAACTCATCAAGATGTGTCGTGCAAATGCGAAGTTCATGCTTGACGAATTGAAAATCCAGAAAGAAAAAGGGAAGGAGACTGTCCCGCACACCCTTCAGGCTCTGCAGAGAGACCTGCATCTTCCGGCACCGCCGAGACGGATCGAATGTTTCGACAACTCGAATATACAAGGAAGCGACCCGGTGGCATCCATGGTAGTATTCGTCGATGGGAAACCGCGAAAGAGTGATTACAGAAAATTTAAGATCAGAACCGTAGTCGGTCCCGACGATTTTGCGAGTATGGAAGAGGTAATTGAAAGAAGATACACGCGCGTCATGAACGAAGGCGGACAGTCTCCCGATCTCGTCGTCGTCGACGGAGGAAAAGGACAACTCTCATCGGCGGTTGAAATCTTGCGGCAGATCGGTCTTGAGAATCAGCCGATAATCGGCCTCGCAAAGCGACTTGAAGAGGTGTTCGTCCCCGGCGAGAGCGAATCCATCTTGCTTCCACGGACATCTTCTGCACTGAAACTCCTTCAGCATATCCGCGATGAAGCGCACAGGTTCGCCATAACTTTTCACAGGTCGCTGCGTGAAAAGAGGGTTATCTCGACTCAACTTACCGGTATCGAAGGAATCGGAGAGACGAGAGCGACGAAATTGCTGCGTCAATTCGGCTCCGTGAAAGGAGTTCAGGACGCCTCCCTCGAAGATATTGCAAAAGTTGTCGGCATGAAAGCAGCAGAGAGCATACAATCATATTTCAGGTTGAAAGGAGAAGATGTCAAGAAGTGA
- a CDS encoding TetR/AcrR family transcriptional regulator — protein MQNNHQKISKKDRNVPSRKEREKQTRQHEILSSAKKLFLEKGYHRTTLEEIAQHAEFGKGTIYNYFSSKEELFFGILNSLAEEAHKIAESSINISGNVHDKFTSYAMGLISYAEVNSDIFQLIIQEMHNLNSSENDAKLRGLRKRYTNVIRLLAELITDEIKKKNVRKLDPLKLAKLFDSMVQFFCVNHFGPHKIDKVDNIDDEVALMVSVFFNGISEPKAKG, from the coding sequence TTGCAGAATAATCATCAAAAGATTTCCAAAAAGGATCGTAACGTCCCCTCGCGAAAAGAGCGCGAGAAGCAAACGCGTCAGCACGAGATCTTGAGTTCCGCCAAAAAACTCTTTCTCGAAAAAGGGTACCACCGCACGACGCTCGAGGAAATAGCACAACATGCGGAATTCGGCAAAGGAACTATTTATAATTACTTCAGCAGCAAAGAAGAGCTTTTTTTTGGCATACTCAATTCTCTGGCCGAGGAAGCTCATAAGATCGCCGAATCATCGATCAACATTTCGGGAAATGTTCACGACAAATTCACTTCCTATGCAATGGGACTTATCTCTTATGCAGAAGTAAACTCCGACATCTTTCAGTTGATCATTCAAGAAATGCACAATCTGAATTCCTCCGAAAATGATGCAAAACTAAGAGGCCTCAGAAAGCGTTACACAAACGTCATACGCCTCCTCGCAGAACTGATCACAGATGAGATTAAAAAGAAAAACGTCAGAAAATTGGATCCGCTTAAATTAGCAAAGCTCTTTGACAGCATGGTCCAATTCTTCTGCGTCAACCATTTCGGGCCGCATAAGATCGATAAGGTGGATAACATCGACGATGAAGTCGCTCTGATGGTTTCCGTTTTTTTCAATGGAATTTCAGAACCGAAGGCGAAAGGGTAG
- a CDS encoding TylF/MycF/NovP-related O-methyltransferase, with the protein MPVNVFDWFLVPYLSQDQKAGLVASGDPVRYGTIFLSLEKINTDNIPGSIAECGVYKGVLSKFLHKVFPERQLFLFDTFRGFDTRDPSAASDDRFKDTSVESVLDYIGDTTNIVVRKGYFPETATGLENEKFSFVMVDFDKYEPTLAALDFFYPRTHKGGFIFVHDYNSPESDWGCSKALNLFLSDKPEKPVSIPDSWGTALFRKI; encoded by the coding sequence ATGCCGGTGAACGTTTTTGACTGGTTTCTCGTACCCTACCTGTCGCAGGACCAAAAGGCCGGACTCGTCGCCTCCGGCGATCCCGTACGATACGGGACAATTTTCCTGTCATTGGAAAAAATAAATACTGATAATATCCCCGGCTCCATTGCCGAGTGCGGAGTCTACAAAGGAGTCCTGAGTAAATTCCTCCACAAGGTATTTCCCGAGCGACAACTTTTTCTTTTCGACACTTTCCGGGGATTCGACACTCGCGATCCCAGCGCAGCGTCAGATGACAGATTTAAAGATACGTCTGTTGAGAGCGTTTTGGATTACATTGGGGACACCACCAATATCGTGGTTCGAAAAGGCTATTTCCCTGAAACTGCAACCGGATTGGAAAACGAAAAATTTTCATTCGTGATGGTTGACTTCGACAAATATGAGCCGACCCTTGCTGCATTAGATTTCTTTTATCCGCGCACCCACAAAGGCGGGTTCATCTTTGTTCACGATTACAATAGTCCGGAATCGGATTGGGGATGTTCAAAAGCTCTCAATCTGTTCTTGTCGGATAAGCCCGAAAAGCCTGTATCGATCCCCGACTCCTGGGGAACCGCCCTCTTCAGAAAAATCTGA
- a CDS encoding SCO family protein has translation MKRNLFSSFYRLSFSILLLVGCFFFGCSRLPVIYDLSGMSCSFLNQDSVHVSFPSKYSGRIVVMSFIYTHCPDICPLTTNNMQHLQDTLSAAGLRNVRFVTLTFDPNRDTPQVLKEYAKIRGINPKDWDFLSGPKANTDSVLYSMDIRYFPGDSSYTGGVGLVYYITHTDKCVLIDQEGRVRGTYGGSQLDFGQIVKDIKSLE, from the coding sequence GTGAAGCGAAATCTTTTTTCTTCATTTTACCGTTTGTCCTTTTCCATCTTGCTTCTCGTTGGCTGCTTCTTTTTCGGCTGCAGCAGACTTCCAGTAATTTATGATCTCAGCGGAATGAGCTGCTCGTTTCTGAATCAAGACAGCGTACATGTTTCTTTCCCGTCGAAGTACAGTGGAAGAATTGTAGTTATGTCCTTTATCTACACACACTGCCCCGACATCTGTCCGTTAACCACAAACAACATGCAGCATCTTCAGGATACACTCTCGGCAGCCGGACTAAGGAACGTTCGGTTTGTTACGTTGACATTTGATCCAAATAGAGATACACCGCAAGTTCTAAAAGAATACGCGAAAATTCGCGGAATAAATCCCAAGGACTGGGATTTCTTGAGCGGGCCCAAAGCAAACACGGATTCGGTTTTATACTCGATGGACATCAGGTATTTCCCCGGTGACTCATCATATACAGGAGGTGTGGGACTCGTTTACTACATCACGCACACGGACAAGTGCGTATTAATTGATCAGGAGGGAAGAGTACGCGGAACATACGGCGGAAGTCAGCTTGACTTCGGACAAATTGTAAAGGACATAAAATCACTGGAGTAG